In Pararhizobium sp. A13, the genomic stretch TCCTACATCCAGATGGTCATTCCGGTCGTGATCCAGCTTCGTCGCGACGGTGGCTGCCGCGGTGTATCGGAGATTTACTTTGCCAGGCATGCGGCATGAACAGGACCTATCTGGCGGCCTATCTGCTCTTTTGTTGCCTCATCGCGGTTGCGGTGTGGGTGCTGAGCTACGCTGTCATCCTGCAGCTCGTCTACGAGGATGGTCGAGTGCTTCAGTTGACGGTGACCGCAAATCCGTTCACGCCTTTCCAACAGCTCATGCGCTATTCCGACAATCGGCCTCTGCAGATCGCGGCCGTTGGTGCACTATTGCCGGCAATGATGATGGCGAGCGCTGCAGCCGCCTTTGGTCTTCAGAGACCCTCCAACCCGCTCGGCGACGCCGCGTTCCAGGACGTCGCCTCGATCCGGCGGGGGAGGTGGTTTCGAAAAGATGGACATATATTGGGACGGCTCGGCCGCAAGATTCTACGACGGCGGGACGATCGGCATCATCTCGTCATCGGCCCGACGCGCTCTGGAAAGGGCGTTTGCTATGTCATCCCCAACGCACTGACCTTTCCGGGATCCATGATCGTCACTGATCTCAAGGGCGAGATCTTCCAGCATACGGCTGGCTATAGAAAGTCGAATGGCCATCAGGTCTTTCTGTTCTCGCCGGGCGCGAAGAAGACGCATCGATGGAACCCGCTTGACTTTGTCCGGCAAGATCGCGGAAGCCGCACGATCGATATCCAGAATATGGCGAGCATCCTCATTCCCGAGACCATCGGCTCGGAAAACGCGGTGTGGCAAGGGACTGCGCAACAGGTCATCGCCGGTGTCATCAGCTACGTGCTGGAAAGCACCCGCTACAAGAACCGGCGCAATCTTGGCGAGGTCAACAGCATCTTGAATGCAGGCGTCGATTTGCAGGGGCTGATGAAGTTGATCAAGGAGAAGGAACCCGACCTTTCCAGATTCACGACCGACAGCTTCAACGCCTATATCGCCCTGAACGAGCGAGCCGCGCGATCAGCACTCCTGGATATCCAGAAGGCGATGCAGCCGTTTCGCAATGAGCGGGTGATTGCGGCAACCAACGTGACCGACATCGACCTTGCATCGATGCGCCGTAGGCCGGTGTCGATCTACCTTGCCCCGAATATCAGCGACGTCACCCTCTTGCGGCCGCTCCTCACCCTGTTCGTACAGCAGAGCATGGATCTGCTTACGCGTGAATTTGATCCGGGCGCCCTGCCCGCCTATTTCCTCCTCGACGAGTTTCGGCAGCTGAAGAAAATGGACGAGATCATGAACAAGCTGCCCTACGTGGCCGGCTACAACATCAAAATAGCCTTCGTCATTCAGGATCTCAAAAACCTCGACGAGATCTATGGTGAGACATCACGCCATTCCTTGCTCGGCAATTGCGGTTTGCAGCTTATTCTTGGTGCCAACGACCAGGCCACGGCCGAGTATGCCTCCCGCGCGCTTGGCAAGAAAACCATCCGGTACAAATCCGAATCCCGCACGCTGGAACGGATGGGCCTTCCGCGTCGAACAAAAGTCGAGCAAATTCGCGAACGTGACCTGATGATGCCACAGGAAGTGCGACAGATGCCGGAGGATCGCATGATTCTTCTGGTCGAAGGTCAGCGGCCGATATTCGCAGGCAAGCTCAGATATCATGAAGTCGGCCCGTTTAAGATGGCGGCACAAGTATCCCTCGAAAACAAGCCCGTCGTTCCAGAGACGGAATTTGTTCCCTCGCTTCCAGTGCCGGCAACCGAAGCGGAGTACGGTGGCTCTCCACGTTCGATCGGGACCGACGTAACACCGATCACGACAGCGACCAGTGCCGATATTGTGCCTTTAATGATCGCCAGGAGTTTGCCCGTGAGCTCTCGCGTTCGGAAATTTCCCGGCAGCGACGGCAATGCCGCAGCGGAAGGCGGCCGCGAGGAAGCAGCACTTTACCGCAGCACGGGGGTAGAGGCCCAGTTAAAACCGACCGCAGAGCGTTTGCGTGAAGTGGTCGAATCGACGTTGGCTCAAGCCCCAGGTCTTTCAGCGCGCGACCGCCGGAGTATTGCTGAAATTCTCAACCAAACAGTTCCGGACCCGGTTGAAATAGGTCTTGCATAGCGGTTCTCGCAGCCGAGTCCACCAAGGCAGTTTAGAAATGAGGGCAATCAAACCGCGTTGGGAAGTGCTATAAATCTTCTCGACCGTTTCAAATCTCGGCCCCAAATGCGCCCAGGAGTTGCAGGCGGACGGAGTCTCCTTCGCGCCCATTGCGGACATCGCGGGCATCGCAGGATTCCCTATCGCCAGCGCTGAGAAGGTCACGATTGCAAGCGACGCGGCAAGATGATGCGAAACTGAATTTTCGATCATCCTCGTATTACACGGCTCAATGTGTCTATGACGGTTATACCCAGATCACCAACGTCTTTGACGATAACTGAGTTGCTGTAGAACTGAGACGCAGCAAATCCGATTCCGACTCCCACCAGCTCAATTGCACCCTCTTGCTGAGTTCGGGCAATAACCTCACTCAAATGCCGATTCAGAAAGTCCCGATCGTTGGCGAGAAGGGTTGAGTCATCCGCGGGTACGCCGTCTGAGAGGACCAGTATAATCCGCTTGCCCGCAGAGGTTTCCATCTGACGGGAAATGGCCCACTCGATCGCCTCGCCGTCAATATTTTCCTTCAAGAGGTCTCGACGAAGCATCGGCTTAAGTAACTCGGTTTTAACGGGTCGGCCCGGTAATTTCGCAGATTTGTAGATGATGTGAAGTGTATCTGCGAGTCTGCCCGGAGCTGCTGGCCTATTTTGCCGTTCCCAAAGTTCACGGGACTTTCCCCCCTTCCAGCCAACTGTTGTGAAACCTAGAACTTCATACTGGACACCCAATAAGCTGAGGAAATCCATCGTGACATCACATGTCGCAGCGGTGAGTAAAATGCTTTGACCGGCCATTGATCCGGAGTGATCAACAAGAATGGTGACGAGGGTATTCTCAAGTGCTTCTGGGGATTTCTCGGCTCGGATTTCGCACGACGCCTCTAGGCCTGCAATATGCGCCTTTATTCTCCACTTTTGCAGCGCGTTCTCAAACGTGTGCCACGCTTCAAAGTAGTCATTTTTCTTGTTGGCTGGCAAGCGGCCGAGAATCGAGTCGAGCTCGTAAGAATGCACAACAACGTCAAATTCTCGGGTGAAGACGTGATATCCTAGATTATTTTGTTCGACCTTCTTTGTTTCCTGTCCCGAGATAAAAAATCCGCTTAGCTTCTTAAAAAAATACGACATGAACTGCTCAAGGTTTTGCGGGCCGCTTGTTTTCGGGCGACAGATTTATAGACAGATGGATTGTATGAATACCAAAGCTATCAGGCAATGTCCGCTTCGGGCACCCCGAAAGCAGACGCGCGCAGCCTCCGAGGTGGCCGCGGCTGGATCGTGTGGAAAGCGCTCACACTCACTGAATTCGCTTTCACAGCACACCCTCAACGAAATCTACTGTTCTCTATTCGTATTCGGACATTCTCGGGTGTTATATCAAATCCAGTCGCCCGTTTGCCGGACCAGTTGATGCCAACATAAAGCCCATCTCTTTCTAGTCCGGAGAGCCAACGATCCACGAATTCTGGAAGCTCGAGGCGGCAGGTTCGGAAGCCGCTATATGCAAAGACATTGTCTATGACTTTTTGGGCCTTGCTTTCCAGAGACCAAAACGGCATTGCCGTCTGGCCATCTAAATTCGTCGATGTAGGGAACCCCTTACCATCTTGAATCGACCAAACACTTCCGTGTGCGATGACCTCGCTAAAAAATCTCTCGGCTTGTGCAGCTGCGGTGCTCATATCCCCATCAAAGCATTTCAGGCAAAGGTCCACAATGGGCAAAAAGCCGTCTCACCGAGATCGCATTCGCGATGGCATGGATGCTTCAATCGATCCTCGCCGCCGCTGACGACGCCAGGCCTCGTCTTGCGATTTCGTCTGCGGGCGAAACCTACCGATCCCGTCATCCGACGATCCAGTCCAGCGCCATGGCTGCACGGCAACCGCTGCGTGCCTCGAGGTGAAGCTGCAGTCTTGCCGCTGCCCCGGGTCGGCGTCCGCGGTGGCGTTGTCAGCGGCCGGCCCAAGTAAAAGGGCAGCATATATTCGCATTTGCTAATGGAACTTTTGGCATCGGCTCCGCTTCTATAATTATTCACGGAAGGAGCGAATTAATGGGCCGACCCAAGAATGCAGCAATGCATCGACGAGTGCCTCAGCTGCAAATCCGTCTGTCCCTCGACCCGATGCACAGCGGACTGCAAGCGCGTGGCCGACATGAGCGTTTGTGTCGAGGCTTGCCGCAGATGCACGGAAGGCTGTCGCCAGCGTTGGACGGATGGGTATCGATATAAGTACGGCTGTCAGAGGCCTGCGATGGCTGGCGATCACGATGGTCTGCTGCAGCTGTGCTGCCTGTACGACCACGCAAGCGCCGAACAGCAAAGGATATATTTCCGAAAAGGTATACGGCGTGAAGGCGGGTCCGCGGGTCGCCTACGGCAAGAAAATTCCCAAGGGCCGTGGCCGCTATATGGTCGGCAAGCCCTATGTGGTGAAAGGCAAGCGCTATTATCCGAAGGAAGAGCCGAACTACGACAAGAAGGGCGTCGCTTCCTGGTACGGCTCGGCGTTTCGCGGGCGCCTGACCGCAAACGGCGAAATTTACGACCCGGATCACCTTTCTGCCGCGCATCCGACCCTTCCCCTGCCCAGCTATGTGCGGGTGACCAATCTTGAAAACGGTTCGTCGCTCATCGTGCGCGTCAACGATCGCGGTCCCTTTCATCACGGTCGCATCATCGACGTTTCCAGCAAGGCAGCCGACATGCTGGACCTGAAGCACCGTGGCACGGGCGCCGTTCGGGTGCAGTATGTGGACCACGCCCGCTTGGCCGGACACGATATGCCCTATCTCATGGCCTCCTACGTCAAGAAGAGTGATCGCTTCCCGGTCGTCAATCCGGAGCCTCAGATCGCAACCGGCGTGATGGTGGCCTATCAGTCGCTGGGCGACCATTTGCGGAGCGACGGTCAGTCTCTGTGGTCGACGCAGACGAACTTTGCCGGCAATACGCCAAGCGCCTCCTACCAGACAGGGACCAGCGCCGCGGCCGCGTTCCAGACATTCGAGCAATTCGTGATGTTGCCTGAGATCGGCCACATAACCTTTGAGCGGCCGTCCGAATACGCCCTGGCCAACGGCCTGGGCGGCGATGCAGATGTCAAATATTGCTTGGACGAGAATATTGATGACGGTGTGCGCGGCATGTGCGAGGTTCAAGTTCTCCCCCTGCCGGGTGTCAATCGCAATAAGCGTCTGACCGGCGTGATCTCCATAAGGCGGCGCCGGTCTTGCCGAAGGGGCCACCGCTGGCGCGGGACACAATCATTCTTCCCTAGAGTCCACAAAGCGCCTACGCTCATGACCGACCTTCACTGTGTGCCCTGTCATGAGCCGACGGGTACGGTCAAACTCACTTTCACCCGATCCATCGCCACGAACGTCTGGAAGCGTTTGACGTTGTCGTTGCCGAAGAACAGGCGCCGCGTAAGCGCTTCGTAGTCTGCCATCGTCGGCACGACAATCACAAGAACGATGTCAGCCTCTCCAGTCACCTATTGGCATTGCTGGTTTTCAAGCGCGGAGGCGAACGCTCGCTTGGCTTCCCGCATCTGCAGGCTCGTCGAATACCAGAACCTCTGGCATATGGCCTATGTTTGGCATTGTCATTACGCTCTCATATGCTCTGAGGCCGAGGTTGCATCGAAACCGGGGGCCGGCAACTGGAACAGAATTTCGCGAAATCGCTCCAGGGCGACACTGATGCAACCCAAAAGTCCTGCCTGACTGCCAAGAGTGCTGAGGGCGCAGGCGGGAGGAGCCGGCATGCACCGGGCAAGATGATATTCGACGCGATCGATCAACTCCCAACGCGCGCCGACGCTGCCGCCGAAAATAACGGTTTGCGGATCGAGTACCGCCGCGACGGCGACAATTGCCGCGGCGATGACACGCGACACCTCGTCGATGACAATGGAGGCGGCAGGATCGGAAGCGCGGTCGAATATGGCACGCACCGTCAATCCTGGCTCACCGCCAAGACCTTCGTAGCGAGCCTTTATCGCAATGCTGCCAACTGAGGATTCGAGAGCTCCGGCTTTGAAAATGCGGGAATCGAATGGGTCGGCACCCACAGGCAATGTCGAGATTTCGCCGGCTGCGCCGTGAGCGCCGCGAACAACGCGACCCTCGTTGACAATGCCCATGCCGACCCCCGTGCCCAGTGCGATGAACACGTAATTATCGATGCTCTTGCCGTGCCCCAGCCTTTGTTCGCCTTTGGCCGCGAGATTGACATCGTTGTCGATGAAGACAGGGAAGCCCAGCCTTTCGTAGAGAAGGCTCTCGACAGGAATATCCGTGAGGCCTGGAATATTGGGCACCATGTGCAGACGGCGGGTCGCAGGATGAACGGCGCCGGGGATGCCGACAACTCCGCCTTTGACTTTTTCCGCATGAATACCCGATCGTTGCAGGAGTTCAGCGTGGATACGCGTGATCTGATCGACAAGGTGCATACCGCCGCGCGCGTCCGTTGGTTCGCAGCTTTCCTCAAGCACCGACCCGGACAAATCGGCAAGCGCCGCATGGACCTTGGTCCCGCCAACATCGACGCCCAGAAATAGAGCCTTTCTCGGATTGGGCTCATAATTCATGGCGCTACGACCGATCGCGCCTTGTGTTTTTCCGCTCTGTTGGACCCATCCTTC encodes the following:
- a CDS encoding ROK family transcriptional regulator — its product is MDTSLTRQLTSRTVLRAVFERAPVSRAELARLTGISKQAMSEIVGTLEHEGWVQQSGKTQGAIGRSAMNYEPNPRKALFLGVDVGGTKVHAALADLSGSVLEESCEPTDARGGMHLVDQITRIHAELLQRSGIHAEKVKGGVVGIPGAVHPATRRLHMVPNIPGLTDIPVESLLYERLGFPVFIDNDVNLAAKGEQRLGHGKSIDNYVFIALGTGVGMGIVNEGRVVRGAHGAAGEISTLPVGADPFDSRIFKAGALESSVGSIAIKARYEGLGGEPGLTVRAIFDRASDPAASIVIDEVSRVIAAAIVAVAAVLDPQTVIFGGSVGARWELIDRVEYHLARCMPAPPACALSTLGSQAGLLGCISVALERFREILFQLPAPGFDATSASEHMRA
- a CDS encoding type IV secretory system conjugative DNA transfer family protein, whose translation is MNRTYLAAYLLFCCLIAVAVWVLSYAVILQLVYEDGRVLQLTVTANPFTPFQQLMRYSDNRPLQIAAVGALLPAMMMASAAAAFGLQRPSNPLGDAAFQDVASIRRGRWFRKDGHILGRLGRKILRRRDDRHHLVIGPTRSGKGVCYVIPNALTFPGSMIVTDLKGEIFQHTAGYRKSNGHQVFLFSPGAKKTHRWNPLDFVRQDRGSRTIDIQNMASILIPETIGSENAVWQGTAQQVIAGVISYVLESTRYKNRRNLGEVNSILNAGVDLQGLMKLIKEKEPDLSRFTTDSFNAYIALNERAARSALLDIQKAMQPFRNERVIAATNVTDIDLASMRRRPVSIYLAPNISDVTLLRPLLTLFVQQSMDLLTREFDPGALPAYFLLDEFRQLKKMDEIMNKLPYVAGYNIKIAFVIQDLKNLDEIYGETSRHSLLGNCGLQLILGANDQATAEYASRALGKKTIRYKSESRTLERMGLPRRTKVEQIRERDLMMPQEVRQMPEDRMILLVEGQRPIFAGKLRYHEVGPFKMAAQVSLENKPVVPETEFVPSLPVPATEAEYGGSPRSIGTDVTPITTATSADIVPLMIARSLPVSSRVRKFPGSDGNAAAEGGREEAALYRSTGVEAQLKPTAERLREVVESTLAQAPGLSARDRRSIAEILNQTVPDPVEIGLA
- a CDS encoding septal ring lytic transglycosylase RlpA family protein, whose protein sequence is MGIDISTAVRGLRWLAITMVCCSCAACTTTQAPNSKGYISEKVYGVKAGPRVAYGKKIPKGRGRYMVGKPYVVKGKRYYPKEEPNYDKKGVASWYGSAFRGRLTANGEIYDPDHLSAAHPTLPLPSYVRVTNLENGSSLIVRVNDRGPFHHGRIIDVSSKAADMLDLKHRGTGAVRVQYVDHARLAGHDMPYLMASYVKKSDRFPVVNPEPQIATGVMVAYQSLGDHLRSDGQSLWSTQTNFAGNTPSASYQTGTSAAAAFQTFEQFVMLPEIGHITFERPSEYALANGLGGDADVKYCLDENIDDGVRGMCEVQVLPLPGVNRNKRLTGVISIRRRRSCRRGHRWRGTQSFFPRVHKAPTLMTDLHCVPCHEPTGTVKLTFTRSIATNVWKRLTLSLPKNRRRVSAS
- a CDS encoding DUF2750 domain-containing protein is translated as MSTAAAQAERFFSEVIAHGSVWSIQDGKGFPTSTNLDGQTAMPFWSLESKAQKVIDNVFAYSGFRTCRLELPEFVDRWLSGLERDGLYVGINWSGKRATGFDITPENVRIRIENSRFR
- a CDS encoding cobalamin biosynthesis protein CobT, with the translated sequence MSYFFKKLSGFFISGQETKKVEQNNLGYHVFTREFDVVVHSYELDSILGRLPANKKNDYFEAWHTFENALQKWRIKAHIAGLEASCEIRAEKSPEALENTLVTILVDHSGSMAGQSILLTAATCDVTMDFLSLLGVQYEVLGFTTVGWKGGKSRELWERQNRPAAPGRLADTLHIIYKSAKLPGRPVKTELLKPMLRRDLLKENIDGEAIEWAISRQMETSAGKRIILVLSDGVPADDSTLLANDRDFLNRHLSEVIARTQQEGAIELVGVGIGFAASQFYSNSVIVKDVGDLGITVIDTLSRVIRG